In a genomic window of Theropithecus gelada isolate Dixy chromosome 15, Tgel_1.0, whole genome shotgun sequence:
- the LOC112607632 gene encoding LOW QUALITY PROTEIN: putative uncharacterized protein GSN-AS1 (The sequence of the model RefSeq protein was modified relative to this genomic sequence to represent the inferred CDS: deleted 1 base in 1 codon), whose product MTHPLPHDSHASGAPPLVNKSGDLANGPPFFSLLQSLWEEFLHLLFMGTLFFYRRATKALRGKATLLKSHSKQAAQPGWKPGIRALSPVPASSPQDHSRLTSLSRAGREQRRTLSLIGKTSGTPTESTAATVAASTTEVPSRLPWAARAGFNRRTGVCIALPT is encoded by the exons ATGACTCATCCG CTTCCCCATGACTCACACGCCTCGGGTGCTCCTCCTCTGGTCAACAAGTCTGGAGACTTGGCAAATGGACCCCCATTTTTCTCACTTCTCCAAAGCCTCTGGGAAGAATTCCTGCACCTCCTCTTTATGGGGACTCTATTCTTCTACAGAAGAGCCACCAAGGCCTTGAGAGGGAAAGCCACTctcctaaagtcacacagcaagcagGCAGCACAGCCAGGGTGGAAGCCAGGCATCCGGGCACTGAGCCcagtccctgcctcctccccacaaGATCACTCTCGCCTGACCTCCCTCTCAAGGGCAGGAAGGGAGCAGAGACGCACCCTGAGCCTTATTGGGAAGACCTCAGGGACTCCCACTGAATCCACTGCGGCTACAGTGGCTGCTTCCACCACTGAAGTCCCCTCCAGACTTCCCTGGGCAGCCAGGGCGGGGTTTAACAGGAGGACAGGTGTCTGCATTGCTCTACCTACCTAA